Genomic segment of Xiphias gladius isolate SHS-SW01 ecotype Sanya breed wild chromosome 16, ASM1685928v1, whole genome shotgun sequence:
AGAACGCCGCGGTCGGGTCCCGGATCCCTCTAGACCCAGCCGTGGACGCTGATGTCGGGTCAAACTACATCCAGAGCTATCAGATTTCCGTCAACAGTCACTTTACCATTGATGTGCTCTTGAGAGCGGATGGGGTTAAATATGCGGAATTGGTGCTAATGAGAGAGCTAGACAGGGAGACTCAGTCATCATACGCTGTTGAGCTGGTCGCCACAGACGGCGGGAACCCATGCAGGTCGGGGTCCACGAAGATAACTATAAAAGTCACGGACTTTAACGACAACAGCCCCGTTTTTGACCAGAACAGCTTCTCGGTCAGTTTGCCGGAGGACGCACCGGTTGGCACCGTTATACTGGACTTGAACGCAGTTGATGCAGATGAGGGTTTAAACGGAGAGGTCGTCTACGGGTTCGGGAAACAGGTTTCTCACGAGATCCGAGAACTTTTCCAAGTGGACAGTAAATCGGGTCGCCTGACGCTCAGGAGCCCGGTGGATTTTGAGGACAAACGCACCTATGAGCTAGACGTGCAGGCGACTGATCAGGGACCCAACCCGACCCCCTCCGTGTGCAAAATCATAATTCATGTCACAGACGTTAATGACAATGCCCCCGAAATCAGCATCACCCCGATGACCTCCATCACGACAGGCGTTGCGTACATTAGCGAGGCGGCAGACAAGGACAGTCTGGTGGCTCTGATCAGCACCTTGGACAGGGACTCGGGTGTAAACAGCCAGGTCCACTGCACGTTATACGGCCACGACCATTTCAAACTCCGGCAGGCTTACGAGGACAGCTACATGATAGTCACAGCAGCAGCCCTGGACAGGGAGAGGATTAGGGAGTATAACTTGACGGTCATGGCTGAGGATTTTGGGTCACCTCCGCTGAGAAAGATCACTCAGTACACCATCAGGCTCAGCGACGAGAATGACAACGCCCCTCACTTCACCAAGGCTGTCTACGAAGTTTCGGTGGTGGAAAACAACGCCCCGGGCGCTTACATCACCACAGTTGAGGCCAGCGACGCGGATCTGGGCAACAATGGCAAAATTACTTACAGACTTGGGGACAGTGTTATCATGGGCTCCCCAGTAAACACCTTCGTGTCGCTTAACTCAGTGTCAGGCTCCATATATGCACTAAGAAGTTTCAATTATGAAGTAATGAAACAGCTGGACATACACATCCAAGCGAGTGATGGGGGGTCACCACAGTTGCAGAGCACAGCTGTCATCAGACTAAAAATAGTCGATCAGAATGACAACCAGCCTTCTATCATAGAGCCAGTCCTTTACAAAGGATCTGCCGAGGTTTTCCTGCCCAAAGATGCACCTGCAGGTTATGTGGTAACCCAGATAAAAGCCACAGACGCTGATGAAGGCATAAATGCACAGCTGTCCTATAAGATCACCGAGGGGGAAAACCTGGGCTTCTCTATCAACAAAGAAACAGGGAAGGTGCGCGTGAGCAGACAGCTGACATATGATCTCACGGACAATGTCAAAGTCACGGTGTCAGTCAGTGACAATGGATCCCCTGCACTTACCTCTACAGCCATTATACACTTAACTTTTATAGAAGGAACTCTACCCAGCTTGCCTTCTTTTGCTCAAAATGGCAGCGAGGAGCTCTTTGAATGGGACATGTCCATAGCCATAATCATTGTACTGGCAGGGAgctgctctctcctcctgctggcTATCATTCTCATCACAACCATTTGCAGCCGGCggaaaaaagagacaagggGGAGGGGGTGTgatgaaaaagaagacataCCAAATGTGGAGAAAGTGGAAAGTGGTCATATTGATTCAGTGATTGCCAGCCATAAAGGCAAAGTGTTTGATGCCCATCCATTTCCAGAGAAACCTCCAATGGCCAGCAGCAACACAACAGAGACCGGCTGTGAGGATGGCAGGCAGACAGCAGGCATCTTTGAATCCAACAGCAGGGTGATGGAGGGTCAATTGAAGGTGAGTTATTATTTTTCAGAGATATTTAAAGTTTGTCACACACTGACAATGTTGTTGACTTTTTGCATTTCGACTCTAAATTCATGCAACTGTTTATCTTTGCAGGGTTATTCTACACTGCCA
This window contains:
- the si:ch211-199f5.1 gene encoding protocadherin-8 isoform X2 produces the protein MTRGKFTTYWYRWIFISSIHQFLFASLARSEGNTVRYQTSEEEAPGTVIGNLAKDMSLSVSHSSKTSFRMMKQFNDSFIRVRESDGELAVGERIDRERICRHTPQCLITFDVVNFSKDRYKLIHVEVEVRDVNDNSPEFPNKESTAEISENAAVGSRIPLDPAVDADVGSNYIQSYQISVNSHFTIDVLLRADGVKYAELVLMRELDRETQSSYAVELVATDGGNPCRSGSTKITIKVTDFNDNSPVFDQNSFSVSLPEDAPVGTVILDLNAVDADEGLNGEVVYGFGKQVSHEIRELFQVDSKSGRLTLRSPVDFEDKRTYELDVQATDQGPNPTPSVCKIIIHVTDVNDNAPEISITPMTSITTGVAYISEAADKDSLVALISTLDRDSGVNSQVHCTLYGHDHFKLRQAYEDSYMIVTAAALDRERIREYNLTVMAEDFGSPPLRKITQYTIRLSDENDNAPHFTKAVYEVSVVENNAPGAYITTVEASDADLGNNGKITYRLGDSVIMGSPVNTFVSLNSVSGSIYALRSFNYEVMKQLDIHIQASDGGSPQLQSTAVIRLKIVDQNDNQPSIIEPVLYKGSAEVFLPKDAPAGYVVTQIKATDADEGINAQLSYKITEGENLGFSINKETGKVRVSRQLTYDLTDNVKVTVSVSDNGSPALTSTAIIHLTFIEGTLPSLPSFAQNGSEELFEWDMSIAIIIVLAGSCSLLLLAIILITTICSRRKKESYSTLPGYGKETVRPITIWKGNSFTTISARDPHISGKDSGKGDSDFNDSDSDISGDVHKKDSLTALLFSTGLWACTSECKVLGHSDRCWSPSATRPNTSLACGPHLSTFSKTASLPRDTRRENYYPAHITKTNGLQSVYEKVQHQEFDYILVGPPTPARIQETDEISIPEYTNS
- the si:ch211-199f5.1 gene encoding protocadherin-8 isoform X1; amino-acid sequence: MTRGKFTTYWYRWIFISSIHQFLFASLARSEGNTVRYQTSEEEAPGTVIGNLAKDMSLSVSHSSKTSFRMMKQFNDSFIRVRESDGELAVGERIDRERICRHTPQCLITFDVVNFSKDRYKLIHVEVEVRDVNDNSPEFPNKESTAEISENAAVGSRIPLDPAVDADVGSNYIQSYQISVNSHFTIDVLLRADGVKYAELVLMRELDRETQSSYAVELVATDGGNPCRSGSTKITIKVTDFNDNSPVFDQNSFSVSLPEDAPVGTVILDLNAVDADEGLNGEVVYGFGKQVSHEIRELFQVDSKSGRLTLRSPVDFEDKRTYELDVQATDQGPNPTPSVCKIIIHVTDVNDNAPEISITPMTSITTGVAYISEAADKDSLVALISTLDRDSGVNSQVHCTLYGHDHFKLRQAYEDSYMIVTAAALDRERIREYNLTVMAEDFGSPPLRKITQYTIRLSDENDNAPHFTKAVYEVSVVENNAPGAYITTVEASDADLGNNGKITYRLGDSVIMGSPVNTFVSLNSVSGSIYALRSFNYEVMKQLDIHIQASDGGSPQLQSTAVIRLKIVDQNDNQPSIIEPVLYKGSAEVFLPKDAPAGYVVTQIKATDADEGINAQLSYKITEGENLGFSINKETGKVRVSRQLTYDLTDNVKVTVSVSDNGSPALTSTAIIHLTFIEGTLPSLPSFAQNGSEELFEWDMSIAIIIVLAGSCSLLLLAIILITTICSRRKKETRGRGCDEKEDIPNVEKVESGHIDSVIASHKGKVFDAHPFPEKPPMASSNTTETGCEDGRQTAGIFESNSRVMEGQLKGYSTLPGYGKETVRPITIWKGNSFTTISARDPHISGKDSGKGDSDFNDSDSDISGDVHKKDSPPMNSLWACTSECKVLGHSDRCWSPSATRPNTSLACGPHLSTFSKTASLPRDTRRENYYPAHITKTNGLQSVYEKVQHQEFDYILVGPPTPARIQETDEISIPEYTNS